One Kryptolebias marmoratus isolate JLee-2015 linkage group LG21, ASM164957v2, whole genome shotgun sequence DNA segment encodes these proteins:
- the rbm33a gene encoding RNA-binding protein 33 isoform X2 — protein MSADAQDFDFDEYDKPGTERSRRRRGDDDALESDLEEDLLEEDWLSGKKNPSEVSDEELNDDLLQSDDEDLNMTGQDVSLVGTSFGQQDDSQEADYADDVVNLGAEGCEDEEEEGYHQEGEEEYTEEYNQEDNTEMSEDQTFNYNRDFAQDDDGYQDEVLDIQITEPIDGEFQEEDYGEDEATREEDTQEVGREEQRDEEDAATEASQVCDTEEGEHDTLPDDETKEESDEEEDEVEDSGRIRFKSERKEGAVVRLADAGNKRRNIPETLELSEKAKKDLMEFEEQERQKRQNRYGGRGRGGGRGGRGRGGFSGFGMSDFRGGQRRKMHDQMLPLMGNMSIQPSSRMPPPHQQQLQPHQHHPSRPRGPPSFQEHGRQQPLIPPHMAHRSPPLRPQMEQPPRMMSSPPPRFPQHHQQQPPQPKNIHINPHFRGPSQSSVQVPLMPPAQSQSRPAVGPQRFPVMGDFQHHMPGNFGQPQRPPHHLEPLRNQPPQGPQDREPLFMGECADSTRFPAQHMFDHQGPSPLMNNSNNLHQQHLPGQGHMGFGPPGPPFNQPGQGPIGLFQREPPRPNLPPHQGHQGMVNLNQQGGPPNQPRPFMSPRQPFGQQGNPFPPPQVQFGMQGLMHAPPVSQLPHHDPMSPHPMHHQQQHHHRQELPHQQQINLSEPRPMTHHGQNPFHQQHGSPRQMTPRPQNPQQRSMSNRQRMNTPISKQMQQRNSNLRELPVAPGNTNMNSTRPAPTPASPAANIKPVARATPRTRMGQNTQPMSGGGRGRGQVAKPESQPGGAGRTMVNKGTLSAPSTTTTPENPDEDEETRQYRLKIEEQKRLREEILKRKEWRRQMQAGVRKKELLDRLNSQTATPSQGPTPTQTQPAPSNQQQQQQQQQQQQQQQQPLLQQPEQKRPQLQAQQQKLVPQRMQPSLNHSLTNPNQDNTLPLSDAAQTPTPHPNVKARLHVVKGGTQEQQIPGAATEQQWTQPQQNQQLQQRRNSSVQSVNRPNAPVQSLQVPQTNTPAAPGPAQTQGSKPGAKRTVMQRVKNSAVEGQQVPQKVRVVQLSGLSEKGPEATVDPMQQQSSWQASPLNQSVQRKVTMMGQQQQGPGGTPQASRGGRGSTQQSRVVVSGRGRSRGVGLVGRGQPMPTRQSQRGAEVLRSTVSIEGLSSSTTEFQLKNLLRSIGPIEMFKMMPQQRKAVAKFSNPQHAASFQTSFNRHMIDLSHIDVSLIDG, from the exons ATTTCGACTTTGACGAATACGACAAACCTGGTACTGAGCGGTCACGCCGGAGGAGAGGCGACGATGATGCCCTCGAGAG TGATTTGGAGGAAGACTTGTTAGAGGAGGATTGGCTGTCTGGTAAAAAG aatCCTTCAGAAGTGTCAGATGAAGAGTTGAACGATGACCTTCTTCAAAGTGATGATGAAGACCTAAATATGAC tggtCAGGATGTTAGCCTCGTGGGCACATCCTTTGGACAGCAGGACGACTCGCAGGAAGCAGACTACGCAGATGACGTGGTGAACCTGGGTGCAGAGGGCtgtgaagatgaggaggaggaggggtacCATCAAGAGGGGGAAGAGGAGTATACAGAAGAATACAATCAGGAAGACAACACAGAGATGTCTGAAGATCAAACCTTCAATTACAATAGAGACTTTGCCCAGGATGATGATGGGTACCAGGATGAAGTCTTAGACATCCAAATAACTGAGCCCATAGATGGCGAATTTCAA GAAGAAGATTATGGCGAAGATGAAGCTACACGGGAGGAAGATACTCAGGAGGTGGGAAGAGAGGAGCAGCGAGATGAAGAAGACGCCGCCACTGAGGCATCTCAAGTCTGTGACACAGAGGAG GGTGAACATGACACTTTGCCAGATGACGAAACAAAGGAGGAAtcagatgaagaggaagatgaagtGGAAGATTCAGGCCGAATACGATTTAAGTCTGAAAGGAAGGAAGGCGCTGTTGTGCGTCTGGCAGATGCAGGCAATAAAAGGAGGAACATTCCTGAAACTCTTG AACTGTCAGAGAAAGCCAAAAAAGATTTGATGGAGTTTGAGGAACAGGAGCGGCAGAAGAGACAAAATCGTTACGGAGGCCGAGGCAGAGGAGGGGGGcgaggaggcagaggaagaggaggatttTCTGGGTTTGGAATGTCAGATTTTAGAGGAGGacaaaggagaaaaatgcaTGACCAAATGCTCCCCCTGATGGGAAACATGAGCATACAG CCATCCTCCCGTATGCCGCCTCCGCATCAGCAGCAATTGCAGCCTCATCAGCACCACCCTTCACGTCCAAGAGGACCTCCTTCCTTCCAGGAGCATGGTCGCCAGCAACCCCTCATCCCCCCTCACATGGCTCATCGCTCCCCACCGCTGCGACCCCAGATGGAGCAACCACCACGAATGATGAGCTCCCCGCCACCCAGATTCCCTCAGCATCACCAACAGCAGCCCCCACAGCCcaaaaacatccacattaaCCCCCACTTTAGAGGACCTTCACAGTCTTCTGTACAAG TGCCCTTGATGCCTCCTGCTCAGAGCCAGTCCAGACCTGCTGTGGGTCCTCAGAGGTTTCCT GTAATGGGAGACTTCCAGCATCACATGCCAGGCAATTTTGGTCAGCCTCAGCGGCCCCCTCATCACTTGGAGCCCTTAAGGAACCAGCCACCTCAAGGCCCCCAAGACAGAGAGCCCCTGTTTATGGGAG AGTGTGCAGATTCAACACGGTTTCCAGCGCAGCACATGTTTGATCACCAGGGCCCCAGCCCTTTGatgaacaacagcaacaacctCCACCAGCAGCACCTGCCCGGCCAGGGCCACATGGGCTTCGGCCCGCCAGGACCGCCCTTTAACCAGCCGGGCCAGGGCCCAATAGGATTGTTTCAGAGAGAACCCCCAAGACCAAACCTCCCTCCTCACCAAGGTCACCAGGGGATGGTGAACTTGAATCAGCAAGGTGGCCCCCCTAACCAACCCAGGCCTTTCATGAGCCCCCGTCAGCCCTTTGGCCAGCAGGGGAACCCTTTTCCCCCTCCACAAGTTCAGTTTGGGATGCAG GGTTTAATGCACGCCCCCCCTGTCTCTCAGCTGCCACATCACGACCCAATGTCGCCCCATCCCAtgcaccaccagcagcagcaccaccacAGGCAAGAGTTACCCCATCAGCAACAGATAAATCTCAGTGAGCCTCGCCCCATGACACACCATGGTCAGAATCCTTTCCACCAACAGCACGGTAGCCCGAGGCAGATGACTCCCCGCCCTCAGAACCCACAGCAGCGCAGCATGTCAAACCGGCAGAGAATG aacACGCCTATTTCCAAACAAATGCAGCAACGCAACAGCAACCTGCGGGAGCTCCCTGTAGCACCTGGtaacacaaacatgaacagtACCCGCCCTGCCCCAACCCCCGCCTCCCCTGCTGCCAACATCAAGCCTGTTGCCAGGGCAACACCGAGGACGCGCATGGGGCAGAACACGCAGCCGATGTCTGGCGGCGGCCGAGGAAGAGGCCAAGTTGCAAAGCCTGAATCACAGCCTGGGGGGGCAGGCAGGACAATGGTTAATAAGGGAACCCTGAGCGCACcatccaccaccaccacaccagaG aaccctgatgAAGACGAGGAGACGAGGCAGTATCGTCTGAAGATTGAGGAGCAGAAGCGTCTGAGAGAAGAGATTCTGAAGAGGAAGGAGTGGCGACGGCAAATGCAGGCTGGTGTCAGAAAGAAGGAGCTGCTGGATAGGCTTAATTCTCAAACAGCCACACCAAGCCAAGGCCCTACTCCTACACAGACTCAGCCTGCACCAtcaaatcagcagcagcagcagcagcagcagcagcagcagcagcagcagcagcaaccatTACTGCAGCAGCCAGAACAAAAACGACCTCAGCTACAGGCACAACAACAGAAACTGGTTCCTCAAAGGATGCAGCCATCACTAAATCACTCATTAACAAACCCTAATCAAGACAACACCCTGCCTCTTAGTGATGCTGCTCAAACCCCTACACCACATCCGAATGTTAAGGCACGCCTGCACGTAGTAAAAGGCGGCACACAGGAGCAGCAAATCCCCGGCGCCGCTACCGAACAGCAGTGGACTCAGCCCCAACAGAATCAGCAGCTGCAACAACGAAGGAACAGCTCTGTGCAGAGTGTAAACAGACCCAACGCTCCGGTTCAGTCCCTTCAGGTTCCTCAGACGAACACACCAGCGGCACCAGGCCCAGCTCAGACTCAAGGATCCAAACCCGGGGCTAAAAGAACTGTGATGCAAAGAGTCAAGAATTCTGCTGTGGAAGGTCAGCAGGTGCCACAAAAAGTCAGAGTTGTCCAACTTTCAGGACTG AGTGAAAAGGGGCCCGAGGCAACCGTCGACCCAATGCAGCAGCAGAGTTCCTGGCAAGCATCTCCGCTCAACCAGAGCGTCCAAAGAAAGGTGACCATGATGGGACAGCAGCAACAGGGACCAGGCGGAACACCGCAGGCTAGCCGCGGGGGCAGGGGCAGCACACAGCAAAGCAGG GTGGTCGTGTCGGGCCGGGGCCGAAGTAGAGGAGTTGGGCTGGTGGGTCGAGGTCAACCAATGCCCACCAGACAGAGCCAGAGAGGCGCAGAGGTCCTTCGCTCTACCGTCTCCATAGAGGGCCTTTCCTCGTCTACAACAGAGTTTCAGCTGAAGAACCTCCTCAGGTCCATCGGTCCCATTGAG atgtttaaaatgatgCCCCAGCAGAGGAAAGCTGTCGCCAAATTTTCCAATCCCCAACACGCAGCAAGTTTCCAAACGAGCTTCAATAG GCACATGATTGATTTGTCCCACATTGACGTGTCACTGATCGATGGATGA
- the shha gene encoding sonic hedgehog protein A: protein MLLWTRIALAGLICLSLVSFGMGCGPGRGYGRRRHPKKLTPLAYKQFIPNVAEKTLGASGRYEGKITRNSERFKELTPNYNTDIIFKDEEKTGADRMMTQRCKDKLNSLAISVMNQWPGVKLRVTEGWDEDGHHFEESLHYEGRAVDITTSDRDKSKYGTLSRLAVEAGFDWVYYESKAHIHCSVKAGKGNATRMAAVFASRVRPGQQGLVAATVTRIYTQEREGSFAPVTAQGTLVVDQVLASCYAVIEDHQLAHWALAPVRLAHRASSMLFSSGPRVGAQSDGVHWYSKVLYQLGTWLLDSHALHPLGMSPS, encoded by the exons atgctgCTCTGGACCAGAATAGCTTTGGCCGGTCTCATCTGCTTGTCCTTGGTGTCCTTTGGGATGGGATGCGGACCGGGCAGGGGGTACGGTAGGAGAAGGCACCCGAAGAAGCTGACACCTCTCGCGTACAAGCAGTTCATCCCCAACGTGGCGGAGAAGACCCTCGGGGCGAGCGGCAGATACGAAGGCAAGATCACAAGAAACTCCGAGCGATTTAAGGAGCTGACGCCCAATTATAACACAGACATCATCTTCAAGGATGAGGAGAAGACCGGTGCCGACAGGATGATGACTCAG AGATGCAAAGACAAGCTGAACTCTCTGGCCATCTCGGTGATGAACCAGTGGCCCGGGGTGAAGCTCCGGGTCACCGAGGGCTGGGACGAGGACGGACACCACTTCGAGGAGTCCCTGCACTACGAGGGCAGGGCCGTGGACATCACCACGTCGGACAGAGACAAGAGCAAATACGGAACCCTGTCCAGGCTTGCGGTGGAGGCCGGCTTCGACTGGGTCTACTACGAGTCCAAGGCGCACATACACTGCTCCGTGAAAGCAggtaaa GGCAACGCCACGCGGATGGCGGCGGTGTTCGCCAGCAGAGTCCGGCCGGGGCAGCAGGGGCTCGTGGCCGCAACCGTCACACGGATTTACACGCAGGAGCGCGAGGGCTCGTTCGCGCCGGTGACGGCGCAGGGGACGCTGGTGGTGGACCAGGTCCTCGCGTCCTGTTACGCGGTGATCGAGGACCACCAGCTGGCGCACTGGGCCCTGGCGCCCGTCAGGCTCGCCCACCGGGCGTCCTCGATGCTTTTCAGCTCCGGGCCTCGGGTCGGCGCGCAGAGCGACGGGGTGCACTGGTACTCCAAAGTCCTGTATCAGCTGGGGACGTGGCTCCTGGACAGCCACGCGCTCCATCCGCTCGGGATGTCCCCGAGCTGA
- the rbm33a gene encoding RNA-binding protein 33 isoform X1 gives MSADAQDFDFDEYDKPGTERSRRRRGDDDALESDLEEDLLEEDWLSGKKNPSEVSDEELNDDLLQSDDEDLNMTGQDVSLVGTSFGQQDDSQEADYADDVVNLGAEGCEDEEEEGYHQEGEEEYTEEYNQEDNTEMSEDQTFNYNRDFAQDDDGYQDEVLDIQITEPIDGEFQEEDYGEDEATREEDTQEVGREEQRDEEDAATEASQVCDTEEGEHDTLPDDETKEESDEEEDEVEDSGRIRFKSERKEGAVVRLADAGNKRRNIPETLELSEKAKKDLMEFEEQERQKRQNRYGGRGRGGGRGGRGRGGFSGFGMSDFRGGQRRKMHDQMLPLMGNMSIQPSSRMPPPHQQQLQPHQHHPSRPRGPPSFQEHGRQQPLIPPHMAHRSPPLRPQMEQPPRMMSSPPPRFPQHHQQQPPQPKNIHINPHFRGPSQSSVQVPLMPPAQSQSRPAVGPQRFPVMGDFQHHMPGNFGQPQRPPHHLEPLRNQPPQGPQDREPLFMGECADSTRFPAQHMFDHQGPSPLMNNSNNLHQQHLPGQGHMGFGPPGPPFNQPGQGPIGLFQREPPRPNLPPHQGHQGMVNLNQQGGPPNQPRPFMSPRQPFGQQGNPFPPPQVQFGMQVRLRGLMHAPPVSQLPHHDPMSPHPMHHQQQHHHRQELPHQQQINLSEPRPMTHHGQNPFHQQHGSPRQMTPRPQNPQQRSMSNRQRMNTPISKQMQQRNSNLRELPVAPGNTNMNSTRPAPTPASPAANIKPVARATPRTRMGQNTQPMSGGGRGRGQVAKPESQPGGAGRTMVNKGTLSAPSTTTTPENPDEDEETRQYRLKIEEQKRLREEILKRKEWRRQMQAGVRKKELLDRLNSQTATPSQGPTPTQTQPAPSNQQQQQQQQQQQQQQQQPLLQQPEQKRPQLQAQQQKLVPQRMQPSLNHSLTNPNQDNTLPLSDAAQTPTPHPNVKARLHVVKGGTQEQQIPGAATEQQWTQPQQNQQLQQRRNSSVQSVNRPNAPVQSLQVPQTNTPAAPGPAQTQGSKPGAKRTVMQRVKNSAVEGQQVPQKVRVVQLSGLSEKGPEATVDPMQQQSSWQASPLNQSVQRKVTMMGQQQQGPGGTPQASRGGRGSTQQSRVVVSGRGRSRGVGLVGRGQPMPTRQSQRGAEVLRSTVSIEGLSSSTTEFQLKNLLRSIGPIEMFKMMPQQRKAVAKFSNPQHAASFQTSFNRHMIDLSHIDVSLIDG, from the exons ATTTCGACTTTGACGAATACGACAAACCTGGTACTGAGCGGTCACGCCGGAGGAGAGGCGACGATGATGCCCTCGAGAG TGATTTGGAGGAAGACTTGTTAGAGGAGGATTGGCTGTCTGGTAAAAAG aatCCTTCAGAAGTGTCAGATGAAGAGTTGAACGATGACCTTCTTCAAAGTGATGATGAAGACCTAAATATGAC tggtCAGGATGTTAGCCTCGTGGGCACATCCTTTGGACAGCAGGACGACTCGCAGGAAGCAGACTACGCAGATGACGTGGTGAACCTGGGTGCAGAGGGCtgtgaagatgaggaggaggaggggtacCATCAAGAGGGGGAAGAGGAGTATACAGAAGAATACAATCAGGAAGACAACACAGAGATGTCTGAAGATCAAACCTTCAATTACAATAGAGACTTTGCCCAGGATGATGATGGGTACCAGGATGAAGTCTTAGACATCCAAATAACTGAGCCCATAGATGGCGAATTTCAA GAAGAAGATTATGGCGAAGATGAAGCTACACGGGAGGAAGATACTCAGGAGGTGGGAAGAGAGGAGCAGCGAGATGAAGAAGACGCCGCCACTGAGGCATCTCAAGTCTGTGACACAGAGGAG GGTGAACATGACACTTTGCCAGATGACGAAACAAAGGAGGAAtcagatgaagaggaagatgaagtGGAAGATTCAGGCCGAATACGATTTAAGTCTGAAAGGAAGGAAGGCGCTGTTGTGCGTCTGGCAGATGCAGGCAATAAAAGGAGGAACATTCCTGAAACTCTTG AACTGTCAGAGAAAGCCAAAAAAGATTTGATGGAGTTTGAGGAACAGGAGCGGCAGAAGAGACAAAATCGTTACGGAGGCCGAGGCAGAGGAGGGGGGcgaggaggcagaggaagaggaggatttTCTGGGTTTGGAATGTCAGATTTTAGAGGAGGacaaaggagaaaaatgcaTGACCAAATGCTCCCCCTGATGGGAAACATGAGCATACAG CCATCCTCCCGTATGCCGCCTCCGCATCAGCAGCAATTGCAGCCTCATCAGCACCACCCTTCACGTCCAAGAGGACCTCCTTCCTTCCAGGAGCATGGTCGCCAGCAACCCCTCATCCCCCCTCACATGGCTCATCGCTCCCCACCGCTGCGACCCCAGATGGAGCAACCACCACGAATGATGAGCTCCCCGCCACCCAGATTCCCTCAGCATCACCAACAGCAGCCCCCACAGCCcaaaaacatccacattaaCCCCCACTTTAGAGGACCTTCACAGTCTTCTGTACAAG TGCCCTTGATGCCTCCTGCTCAGAGCCAGTCCAGACCTGCTGTGGGTCCTCAGAGGTTTCCT GTAATGGGAGACTTCCAGCATCACATGCCAGGCAATTTTGGTCAGCCTCAGCGGCCCCCTCATCACTTGGAGCCCTTAAGGAACCAGCCACCTCAAGGCCCCCAAGACAGAGAGCCCCTGTTTATGGGAG AGTGTGCAGATTCAACACGGTTTCCAGCGCAGCACATGTTTGATCACCAGGGCCCCAGCCCTTTGatgaacaacagcaacaacctCCACCAGCAGCACCTGCCCGGCCAGGGCCACATGGGCTTCGGCCCGCCAGGACCGCCCTTTAACCAGCCGGGCCAGGGCCCAATAGGATTGTTTCAGAGAGAACCCCCAAGACCAAACCTCCCTCCTCACCAAGGTCACCAGGGGATGGTGAACTTGAATCAGCAAGGTGGCCCCCCTAACCAACCCAGGCCTTTCATGAGCCCCCGTCAGCCCTTTGGCCAGCAGGGGAACCCTTTTCCCCCTCCACAAGTTCAGTTTGGGATGCAGGTACGACTAAGA GGTTTAATGCACGCCCCCCCTGTCTCTCAGCTGCCACATCACGACCCAATGTCGCCCCATCCCAtgcaccaccagcagcagcaccaccacAGGCAAGAGTTACCCCATCAGCAACAGATAAATCTCAGTGAGCCTCGCCCCATGACACACCATGGTCAGAATCCTTTCCACCAACAGCACGGTAGCCCGAGGCAGATGACTCCCCGCCCTCAGAACCCACAGCAGCGCAGCATGTCAAACCGGCAGAGAATG aacACGCCTATTTCCAAACAAATGCAGCAACGCAACAGCAACCTGCGGGAGCTCCCTGTAGCACCTGGtaacacaaacatgaacagtACCCGCCCTGCCCCAACCCCCGCCTCCCCTGCTGCCAACATCAAGCCTGTTGCCAGGGCAACACCGAGGACGCGCATGGGGCAGAACACGCAGCCGATGTCTGGCGGCGGCCGAGGAAGAGGCCAAGTTGCAAAGCCTGAATCACAGCCTGGGGGGGCAGGCAGGACAATGGTTAATAAGGGAACCCTGAGCGCACcatccaccaccaccacaccagaG aaccctgatgAAGACGAGGAGACGAGGCAGTATCGTCTGAAGATTGAGGAGCAGAAGCGTCTGAGAGAAGAGATTCTGAAGAGGAAGGAGTGGCGACGGCAAATGCAGGCTGGTGTCAGAAAGAAGGAGCTGCTGGATAGGCTTAATTCTCAAACAGCCACACCAAGCCAAGGCCCTACTCCTACACAGACTCAGCCTGCACCAtcaaatcagcagcagcagcagcagcagcagcagcagcagcagcagcagcagcaaccatTACTGCAGCAGCCAGAACAAAAACGACCTCAGCTACAGGCACAACAACAGAAACTGGTTCCTCAAAGGATGCAGCCATCACTAAATCACTCATTAACAAACCCTAATCAAGACAACACCCTGCCTCTTAGTGATGCTGCTCAAACCCCTACACCACATCCGAATGTTAAGGCACGCCTGCACGTAGTAAAAGGCGGCACACAGGAGCAGCAAATCCCCGGCGCCGCTACCGAACAGCAGTGGACTCAGCCCCAACAGAATCAGCAGCTGCAACAACGAAGGAACAGCTCTGTGCAGAGTGTAAACAGACCCAACGCTCCGGTTCAGTCCCTTCAGGTTCCTCAGACGAACACACCAGCGGCACCAGGCCCAGCTCAGACTCAAGGATCCAAACCCGGGGCTAAAAGAACTGTGATGCAAAGAGTCAAGAATTCTGCTGTGGAAGGTCAGCAGGTGCCACAAAAAGTCAGAGTTGTCCAACTTTCAGGACTG AGTGAAAAGGGGCCCGAGGCAACCGTCGACCCAATGCAGCAGCAGAGTTCCTGGCAAGCATCTCCGCTCAACCAGAGCGTCCAAAGAAAGGTGACCATGATGGGACAGCAGCAACAGGGACCAGGCGGAACACCGCAGGCTAGCCGCGGGGGCAGGGGCAGCACACAGCAAAGCAGG GTGGTCGTGTCGGGCCGGGGCCGAAGTAGAGGAGTTGGGCTGGTGGGTCGAGGTCAACCAATGCCCACCAGACAGAGCCAGAGAGGCGCAGAGGTCCTTCGCTCTACCGTCTCCATAGAGGGCCTTTCCTCGTCTACAACAGAGTTTCAGCTGAAGAACCTCCTCAGGTCCATCGGTCCCATTGAG atgtttaaaatgatgCCCCAGCAGAGGAAAGCTGTCGCCAAATTTTCCAATCCCCAACACGCAGCAAGTTTCCAAACGAGCTTCAATAG GCACATGATTGATTTGTCCCACATTGACGTGTCACTGATCGATGGATGA